The segment TCACCGGCGCACGGTCTGCCGCAGCCGCTCCGCCGCCTCCACCAGGACAGGGCTCGGTTCGGGTGCCAGCGCCTCGAAGAAGTCGTCGAAGAACTCCGCCGGCAGCGGGGTGGTACGGGCATTCGCGATGACCCGATCAGCCTTCTCGTCGGCCGCCGACAGCACGAACGACGTCAGCGTCTCGTGGGCGAGGTCGGCC is part of the Candidatus Nanopelagicales bacterium genome and harbors:
- a CDS encoding DUF1778 domain-containing protein, yielding MSTETINMRTDAQRKRRLQIAADLAHETLTSFVLSAADEKADRVIANARTTPLPAEFFDDFFEALAPEPSPVLVEAAERLRQTVRR